Proteins from a genomic interval of Engystomops pustulosus unplaced genomic scaffold, aEngPut4.maternal MAT_SCAFFOLD_204, whole genome shotgun sequence:
- the TAF13 gene encoding transcription initiation factor TFIID subunit 13 produces MADEDEDQTFEEENEDLAGGAEGGSGRRKRLFSKELRCMMYGFGDDQNPYTESVDILEDLVIEFITEMTHKAMSIGRQGRVQVEDIVFLIRKDPRKFARVKDLLTMNEELKRARKAFDEANYGS; encoded by the exons ATGGCGGATGAGGATGAAGATCAGACT TttgaggaggagaatgaggacctGGCGGGGGGAGCGGAGGGCGGCTCCGGGCGCAGGAAGCGCCTCTTCTCCAAGGAGT TGCGCTGTATGATGTACGGCTTTGGAGATGATCAGAACCCGTATACAGAATCGGTGGACATCCTGGAGGATCTGGTGATTGAGTTCATAACAGAGATG ACGCACAAGGCCATGTCTATTGGGCGCCAGGGCCGGGTCCAGGTGGAGGACATTGTATTTCTGATCCGGAAGGACCCTCGCAAGTTTGCAAGAGTAAAAGATCTGCTGACCATGAACGAGGAGCTGAAGAGAGCCAGGAAGGCCTTTGACGAGGCCAACTACGGCTCCTAG